The Aquila chrysaetos chrysaetos chromosome 19, bAquChr1.4, whole genome shotgun sequence genome includes a region encoding these proteins:
- the SYTL2 gene encoding synaptotagmin-like protein 2 isoform X2 — MKVADESVSKVLDWIKRSSGTEDKKHVSARSQGWEPKEEVDFSSRKAVLPTEHSGPSMDGKTKVRKELSFAKVKQWNSISPTSFISEDTQLIKERVKGEENEEQNDKPLTEFDSTRVEEREHGQEIKQQNKKSNLLENQEHKLPVQKCESEKAIREKRRITEIRAFWERDKTIPSHGENKVNINTNVSGGSALKSLRESDKIKPTAVYLPNELDDPSKNILRSVEVSCASQASRNEHQNSSEFGPGHAVEKVERTLPSDGKVHEYRELPKASNLQPRVGATSASLENKDKDEKETLKGKVVTSSQQKPRFQILSLKEKLNEKFKNQISDPSQFQSLRNFWDTGVKLQNSIDRGDISLPNTSSITYERKSREDKGRDNMSKQELIQQQTQTSEREKPQKLDSMVCELPPGSPTLKGLNVAHTKNTCSVQLEGKTVISKPQEKMVLPEQEVKECIEKSIVSSEHHVSLQFLQSPRDKDALKETAVDDCLCLPVEKVENKTTPLDVSLPKEETAETVDKVALPKAKLDVFKLGLKKLEKEASETSSSLNLKENILKEPDQSRVFERTVEQSHDVSPADQKEEISKSTGKMNVASTDEHENKKSLRKMFREFEPFCLQHQAADKDDTLEGSRRPQAGLQNLLRETFVYQPSEYTRMGMKTSNDVNSISQTNCSIESTCQEDTGQPEEVNETAEKSVAPSKVSSLNSALEKLMKEASETPPPKPKRAISTVQRTAEMDFKSMTYEHDRELPQEISETIEKSVAPSKVSGLSSALEKLMKEASEMPPPKPKRATSTVQRTAEMEFKSMTYELDRELPQEISETIEKSVAPSKVSGLSSALEKLLEEASETPPPKPKRADSTVQRTAEVEVKSTTYEHDGELPQEISETIERSVLSKAEYEVSDVNLLKLPKEISETPASVVENADKKIQSKIQTSQSLHAPHQQERDPPQEIQETIEKTSVSNIAKFTEFSSSLEQLLQEASETSSPISKELHKPEKFGDHTFPSQKETLFMTMSQPYSALSSYHTQMKIAVKGGAPEQNIKASLNDPAVNEIEASDLPRRNGGINKTEKRSMAPVDLLPLEGETNMIAIKPFKINEKGRRDESTSLDASEKNSEFKALLKFRRASTPLKDESISPQPEGTQLCLRSQHDDNDEEEGDSSNLGSKFSDENSESYSGTRSSTCSEEELNPVLMALKRSADRKMASKSLEDISSATSNKGKINNPKEELALSAEDVSTVPPQPDKLFSNPEKLKGLSKSVPSFLQEESDNRETDTASESSYSLGRIKKSPSSLTTLSGSSGMASLSSVSGSLMSIYSADFGDVDVKGNIQFAIDYVEQLNELHIFICQCKDLAMADVKRQRSDPYVKTYLLPEKYKLGKRKTSVKKKTFNPVYNEILRYKIEKGLLKNQSLNISVWHNDTFGRNSFLGEVELDLGTWDWNDKSNKQMNWFPLKPRTSTMAFKLENRGEMKLALQYVPHPVGGKKTLSTGEVHIWVKECHDLPPLRGNRLNSFIKCTILPDTSRKSRQKTRTVAKTTNPVFNHTMVYDGFRPEDLKEACIELTVWDHNKLANHFLGGLRIGLGTGKSYGTTVDWMDSTSDETALWERMMNSPNTWIEDTLPLRMLMVAKLTK; from the exons ATGAAAGTGGCCGATGAATCTGTATCAAAAGTTTTAGATTGGATTAAAAGAAGTTCTGGTACTGAAGATAAGAAACATGTATCAGCCAGATCCCAAGGCTGGGAACCCAAAGAGGAAGTGGACTTCTCATCCAGAAAAGCAGTTCTTCCTACAGAACACAGTGGGCCTAGCATggatggaaaaacaaaagttagAAAAGAGTTATCCTTTGCAAAGGTTAAACAATGGAATAGTATTTCACCTAcatcatttatttcagaagatacACAGCTGATAAAAGAGAGGGTGAAAGGGGAAGAGAATGAGGAGCAAAATGACAAACCACTAACTGAATTTGACTCTACAAGAGTTGAAGAAAGAGAACATGGTCAGGAAAtcaagcaacaaaataaaaaatcaaatttattggAAAATCAAGAACACAAGCTACCAGTTCAGAAATGTGAATCAGAGAAGGCAATAcgagaaaaaagaagaataacaGAGATCAGAGCATTCTgggaaagggataaaactaTCCCCAGTCACGGAGAGAACAAAGTTAATATCAATACTAATGTATCAGGAGGCAGTGCTCTGAAAAGTCTCAGAGaaagtgacaaaataaaaccaactgcGGTATACCTACCTAATGAATTGGATGATCCAagcaagaatattttaagaagTGTTGAAGTAAGTTGTGCAAGCCAGGCTTCAAGAAATGAACATCAAAACTCTTCTGAGTTTGGACCAGGCCATGCAGttgaaaaagtagaaagaaCACTTCCATCTGATGGTAAAGTTCATGAATATAGAGAATTGCCAAAAGCCAGTAACTTGCAGCCAAGAGTTGGTGCCACTTCAGCTTCCctagaaaacaaagacaaagatgagaaagaaacaCTTAAAGGAAAAGTTGTTACTTCTTCCCAGCAGAAGCCCAGGTTCcagattttgtctttaaaagaaaaactgaatgaaaagtTCAAGAATCAAATTTCAGATCCTTCACAGTTCCAGAGTTTGAGAAACTTCTGGGATACTGGAGTTAAATTGCAGAATAGCATTGATAGGGGAGATATTTCTTTGCCAAATACTAGTTCAATAACTTACGAAAGAAAGTCAAGGGAAGATAAAGGCAGAGATAATATGAGCAAGCAAGAGTTAATtcaacaacaaacccaaacatctgagagagaaaaaccacagaaattagATTCTATGGTATGTGAACTGCCTCCAGGATCACCTACCCTGAAAGGTCTGAATGTGGCACACACGAAAAATACATGCTCTGtccagctggaaggaaaaacagttaTCTCAAAACCCCAGGAAAAGATGGTTCTTCCAGAGCAAGAAGTTAAAGAATGTATAGAAAAAAGTATTGTTTCATCAGAACATCATGTTTCCTTGCAGTTTCTCCAGTCACCTCGTGATAAAGATGCTTTAAAGGAGACAGCAGTAGATGATTGTCTATGTTTACCTGTAGAAAAAGTGGAGAACAAGACTACTCCATTAGATGTCAGTCTCCCTAAAGAGGAAACTGCAGAAACTGTGGATAAGGTCGCTCTACCTAAAGCTAAGCTTGATGTATTCAAATTAGGCCTAAAGAAGTTAGAAAAGGAAGCCTCTGAGACATCATCTAGCTTGaacctaaaagaaaacattttgaaagagcCAGATCAGTCCAGGGTCTTTGAAAGAACAGTAGAACAGAGTCATGACGTTTCTCCTGCTgatcaaaaagaagaaataagcaaaagcacaggaaaaatgaaTGTGGCATCAACAGAtgagcatgaaaacaaaaaaagcctcagGAAAATGTTTAGGGAATTTGAACCTTTCTGTCTACAACATCAGGCAGCAGACAAGGATGATACTCTTGAGGGTTCTCGGAGGCCTCAAGCTGGTTTGCAGAACCTGCTCAGAGAAACCTTTGTGTATCAACCTTCTGAATATACAAGGATGGGAATGAAAACATCCAATGACGTGAATAGTATATCACAAACTAATTGTAGTATAGAATCAACATGCCAAGAAGATACTGGTCAGCCTGAAGAGGTCAATGAGACCGCAGAAAAGTCTGTTGCCCCATCCAAGGTCAGCAGCTTGAATTCTGCTttagagaagctgatgaaggaAGCTTCTGAAACACCACCTCCTAAACCAAAACGTGCCATTAGCACAGTACAGAGAACTGCTGAGatggattttaaaagcatgacCTATGAGCATGATAGAGAGTTGCCACAGGAAATCAGTGAGACCATAGAAAAGTCTGTTGCCCCATCCAAGGTCAGTGGCTTGAGTTCTGCTttagagaagctgatgaaggaGGCTTCTGAAATGCCACCTCCTAAACCGAAACGTGCCACTAGCACAGTACAGAGAACTGCTGAGATGGAATTTAAAAGCATGACCTATGAGCTTGATAGAGAGTTGCCACAGGAAATCAGTGAGACCATAGAAAAGTCTGTTGCTCCATCCAAGGTCAGTGGCTTGAGTTCTGCTTTAGAGAAGCTGTTGGAAGAGGCCTCTGAAACACCACCTCCTAAACCAAAACGTGCTGACAGCACAGTACAGAGAACTGCTGAGGTGGAAGTTAAAAGCACAACCTATGAGCATGATGGAGAGTTGCCACAGGAGATAAGTGAGACCATAGAAAGATCTGTACTGTCCAAAGCTGAATATGAAGTATCTGATGTTAATTTGCTGAAGCTACCAAAGGAGATCTCTGAAACACCAGCTTCTGTGGTGGAAAATGCGgataagaaaatacaaagtaaaatacAGACTAGTCAAAGTTTGCATGCTCCACATCAACAAGAGAGAGATCCTCCTcaagaaatacaagaaacaatagaaaaaacTTCTGTTTCAAATATTGCAAAATTCACTGAATTCAGTAGTTCTTTAGAACAGCTTCTTCAAGAAGCATCTGAAACTTCATCTCCAATATCCAAAGAGTTACATAAACCAGAAAAGTTTGGGGATCATACATTTCCATCACAAAAAGAGACTCTATTCATGACAATGTCACAGCCGTATAGTGCTTTAAGTAGCTATCATACACAGATGAAGATAGCTGTCAAAGGGGGGGCTCCAGAACAAAATATCAAAGCTTCATTAAATGATCCtgcagtaaatgaaattgaagcttctgatcttcctaGAAGAAATGGAGgtattaataaaacagaaaagagaagcatGGCTCCAGTTGATCTTCTTCCCTTGGAAGGAGAGACCAATATGATTGCAATCAAGCCATTCaagataaatgaaaaaggaaggagagatgaAAGCACATCCTTGGATGCCTCtgaaaagaattcagaatttaAAGCACTGTTGAAATTCAGAAGAGCAAGCACACCACTTAAAGATGAGAGCATCTCCCCCCAGCCAGAAGGAACTCAACTCTGCCTAAGGTCTCAGCATGACGATAATGATGAAGAGGAAGGGGACAGCTCAAATTTGGGATCCaagttttcagatgaaaacTCTGAGTCCTACTCTGGAACCAGAAGTTCAACTT GTTCAGAAGAAGAATTAAACCCTGTTTTGATGGCTTTGAAAAGGAGTGCAGATAGGAAAATGGCTTCCAAAAGTCTAGAGGACATTTCATCAGCCACCTCAA ataaaggaaaaataaataatccaaAGGAAGAATTAGCTCTTAGTGCTGAAGATG TTTCCACAGTGCCTCCACAGCCTGATAAGCTGTTTTCCAATCCTGAAAAACTCAAAGGACTGAGCAAGTCAGTACCATCATTCCTACAGGAAGAG AGTGATAACAGAGAGACAGATACAGCATCAGAAAGCAGTTATTCCCTTGGCAGAATCAAGAAGAGTCCCAGCTCTCTAACCACTCTTAGCGGCTCTTCTGGCATGGCCTCCTTATCCTCT GTGAGCGGAAGTCTAATGAGCATTTATAGTGCAGACTTCGGCGATGTTGATGTGAAGGGGAACATTCAGTTTGCTATTGATTATGTAGAACAGCTGAATGAGCtccacatttttatttgccaGTGTAAAGACTTGGCAATGGCAGATGTTAAGCGACAGCGTTCAGACCC GTATGTAAAGACCTACCTGCTTCCGGAGAAGTACAAGCTGGGCAAACGGAAGAcctctgtcaaaaaaaaaacttttaatcCAGTCTATAATGAAATACTGCGG TATAAAATTGAGAAGGGTCTCCTAAAGAACCAAAGCCTTAATATCTCTGTCTGGCACAATGATACCTTTGGGAGGAACAGCTTCCTTGGTGAAGTGGAGCTGGATTTAGGAACTTGGGACTGGAATGATAAATCCAACAAGCAGATGAATTGGTTTCCACTCAAGCCAAGG aCTTCAACAATGGCTTTTAAACTAGAAAACAGAGGGGAGATGAAACTAGCCCTCCAGTATGTTCCACACCCTGTTGGAG gaaagaagACTCTCTCTACTGGTGAGGTCCACATCTGGGTGAAGGAATGCCATGACCTTCCTCCTCTAAGAGGCAACAGGCTCAACTCTTTTATTAAGTG tacCATTCTTCCAGATACTAGCAGAAAAAGTCGccagaaaacaagaacagtaGCAAAAACTACAAACCCAGTATTCAACCACACCATGGTCTATGATGGCTTTAGACCAGAAGATTTGAAAGAAGCCTGCATAGAACTTACAGTCTGGGATCACAACAAACTAGCCAACCACTTTCTGGGAGGTCTCAGGATAGGCCTTGGAACAG GCAAAAGCTATGGAACTACAGTAGACTGGATGGATTCTACTTCAGATGAAACTGCCCTTTGGGAGAGGATGATGAACTCGCCGAACACATGGATAGAAGATACACTACCTCTCAGGATGCTAATGGTTGCAAAATTGACAAAATAA
- the SYTL2 gene encoding synaptotagmin-like protein 2 isoform X3 has translation MKVADESVSKVLDWIKRSSGTEDKKHVSARSQGWEPKEEVDFSSRKAVLPTEHSGPSMDGKTKVRKELSFAKVKQWNSISPTSFISEDTQLIKERVKGEENEEQNDKPLTEFDSTRVEEREHGQEIKQQNKKSNLLENQEHKLPVQKCESEKAIREKRRITEIRAFWERDKTIPSHGENKVNINTNVSGGSALKSLRESDKIKPTAVYLPNELDDPSKNILRSVEVSCASQASRNEHQNSSEFGPGHAVEKVERTLPSDGKVHEYRELPKASNLQPRVGATSASLENKDKDEKETLKGKVVTSSQQKPRFQILSLKEKLNEKFKNQISDPSQFQSLRNFWDTGVKLQNSIDRGDISLPNTSSITYERKSREDKGRDNMSKQELIQQQTQTSEREKPQKLDSMVCELPPGSPTLKGLNVAHTKNTCSVQLEGKTVISKPQEKMVLPEQEVKECIEKSIVSSEHHVSLQFLQSPRDKDALKETAVDDCLCLPVEKVENKTTPLDVSLPKEETAETVDKVALPKAKLDVFKLGLKKLEKEASETSSSLNLKENILKEPDQSRVFERTVEQSHDVSPADQKEEISKSTGKMNVASTDEHENKKSLRKMFREFEPFCLQHQAADKDDTLEGSRRPQAGLQNLLRETFVYQPSEYTRMGMKTSNDVNSISQTNCSIESTCQEDTGQPEEVNETAEKSVAPSKVSSLNSALEKLMKEASETPPPKPKRAISTVQRTAEMDFKSMTYEHDRELPQEISETIEKSVAPSKVSGLSSALEKLMKEASEMPPPKPKRATSTVQRTAEMEFKSMTYELDRELPQEISETIEKSVAPSKVSGLSSALEKLLEEASETPPPKPKRADSTVQRTAEVEVKSTTYEHDGELPQEISETIERSVLSKAEYEVSDVNLLKLPKEISETPASVVENADKKIQSKIQTSQSLHAPHQQERDPPQEIQETIEKTSVSNIAKFTEFSSSLEQLLQEASETSSPISKELHKPEKFGDHTFPSQKETLFMTMSQPYSALSSYHTQMKIAVKGGAPEQNIKASLNDPAVNEIEASDLPRRNGGINKTEKRSMAPVDLLPLEGETNMIAIKPFKINEKGRRDESTSLDASEKNSEFKALLKFRRASTPLKDESISPQPEGTQLCLRSQHDDNDEEEGDSSNLGSKFSDENSESYSGTRSSTCSEEELNPVLMALKRSADRKMASKSLEDISSATSNKGKINNPKEELALSAEDGLKPDQHQERNENTAGISTVPPQPDKLFSNPEKLKGLSKSVPSFLQEEVSGSLMSIYSADFGDVDVKGNIQFAIDYVEQLNELHIFICQCKDLAMADVKRQRSDPYVKTYLLPEKYKLGKRKTSVKKKTFNPVYNEILRYKIEKGLLKNQSLNISVWHNDTFGRNSFLGEVELDLGTWDWNDKSNKQMNWFPLKPRTSTMAFKLENRGEMKLALQYVPHPVGGKKTLSTGEVHIWVKECHDLPPLRGNRLNSFIKCTILPDTSRKSRQKTRTVAKTTNPVFNHTMVYDGFRPEDLKEACIELTVWDHNKLANHFLGGLRIGLGTGKSYGTTVDWMDSTSDETALWERMMNSPNTWIEDTLPLRMLMVAKLTK, from the exons ATGAAAGTGGCCGATGAATCTGTATCAAAAGTTTTAGATTGGATTAAAAGAAGTTCTGGTACTGAAGATAAGAAACATGTATCAGCCAGATCCCAAGGCTGGGAACCCAAAGAGGAAGTGGACTTCTCATCCAGAAAAGCAGTTCTTCCTACAGAACACAGTGGGCCTAGCATggatggaaaaacaaaagttagAAAAGAGTTATCCTTTGCAAAGGTTAAACAATGGAATAGTATTTCACCTAcatcatttatttcagaagatacACAGCTGATAAAAGAGAGGGTGAAAGGGGAAGAGAATGAGGAGCAAAATGACAAACCACTAACTGAATTTGACTCTACAAGAGTTGAAGAAAGAGAACATGGTCAGGAAAtcaagcaacaaaataaaaaatcaaatttattggAAAATCAAGAACACAAGCTACCAGTTCAGAAATGTGAATCAGAGAAGGCAATAcgagaaaaaagaagaataacaGAGATCAGAGCATTCTgggaaagggataaaactaTCCCCAGTCACGGAGAGAACAAAGTTAATATCAATACTAATGTATCAGGAGGCAGTGCTCTGAAAAGTCTCAGAGaaagtgacaaaataaaaccaactgcGGTATACCTACCTAATGAATTGGATGATCCAagcaagaatattttaagaagTGTTGAAGTAAGTTGTGCAAGCCAGGCTTCAAGAAATGAACATCAAAACTCTTCTGAGTTTGGACCAGGCCATGCAGttgaaaaagtagaaagaaCACTTCCATCTGATGGTAAAGTTCATGAATATAGAGAATTGCCAAAAGCCAGTAACTTGCAGCCAAGAGTTGGTGCCACTTCAGCTTCCctagaaaacaaagacaaagatgagaaagaaacaCTTAAAGGAAAAGTTGTTACTTCTTCCCAGCAGAAGCCCAGGTTCcagattttgtctttaaaagaaaaactgaatgaaaagtTCAAGAATCAAATTTCAGATCCTTCACAGTTCCAGAGTTTGAGAAACTTCTGGGATACTGGAGTTAAATTGCAGAATAGCATTGATAGGGGAGATATTTCTTTGCCAAATACTAGTTCAATAACTTACGAAAGAAAGTCAAGGGAAGATAAAGGCAGAGATAATATGAGCAAGCAAGAGTTAATtcaacaacaaacccaaacatctgagagagaaaaaccacagaaattagATTCTATGGTATGTGAACTGCCTCCAGGATCACCTACCCTGAAAGGTCTGAATGTGGCACACACGAAAAATACATGCTCTGtccagctggaaggaaaaacagttaTCTCAAAACCCCAGGAAAAGATGGTTCTTCCAGAGCAAGAAGTTAAAGAATGTATAGAAAAAAGTATTGTTTCATCAGAACATCATGTTTCCTTGCAGTTTCTCCAGTCACCTCGTGATAAAGATGCTTTAAAGGAGACAGCAGTAGATGATTGTCTATGTTTACCTGTAGAAAAAGTGGAGAACAAGACTACTCCATTAGATGTCAGTCTCCCTAAAGAGGAAACTGCAGAAACTGTGGATAAGGTCGCTCTACCTAAAGCTAAGCTTGATGTATTCAAATTAGGCCTAAAGAAGTTAGAAAAGGAAGCCTCTGAGACATCATCTAGCTTGaacctaaaagaaaacattttgaaagagcCAGATCAGTCCAGGGTCTTTGAAAGAACAGTAGAACAGAGTCATGACGTTTCTCCTGCTgatcaaaaagaagaaataagcaaaagcacaggaaaaatgaaTGTGGCATCAACAGAtgagcatgaaaacaaaaaaagcctcagGAAAATGTTTAGGGAATTTGAACCTTTCTGTCTACAACATCAGGCAGCAGACAAGGATGATACTCTTGAGGGTTCTCGGAGGCCTCAAGCTGGTTTGCAGAACCTGCTCAGAGAAACCTTTGTGTATCAACCTTCTGAATATACAAGGATGGGAATGAAAACATCCAATGACGTGAATAGTATATCACAAACTAATTGTAGTATAGAATCAACATGCCAAGAAGATACTGGTCAGCCTGAAGAGGTCAATGAGACCGCAGAAAAGTCTGTTGCCCCATCCAAGGTCAGCAGCTTGAATTCTGCTttagagaagctgatgaaggaAGCTTCTGAAACACCACCTCCTAAACCAAAACGTGCCATTAGCACAGTACAGAGAACTGCTGAGatggattttaaaagcatgacCTATGAGCATGATAGAGAGTTGCCACAGGAAATCAGTGAGACCATAGAAAAGTCTGTTGCCCCATCCAAGGTCAGTGGCTTGAGTTCTGCTttagagaagctgatgaaggaGGCTTCTGAAATGCCACCTCCTAAACCGAAACGTGCCACTAGCACAGTACAGAGAACTGCTGAGATGGAATTTAAAAGCATGACCTATGAGCTTGATAGAGAGTTGCCACAGGAAATCAGTGAGACCATAGAAAAGTCTGTTGCTCCATCCAAGGTCAGTGGCTTGAGTTCTGCTTTAGAGAAGCTGTTGGAAGAGGCCTCTGAAACACCACCTCCTAAACCAAAACGTGCTGACAGCACAGTACAGAGAACTGCTGAGGTGGAAGTTAAAAGCACAACCTATGAGCATGATGGAGAGTTGCCACAGGAGATAAGTGAGACCATAGAAAGATCTGTACTGTCCAAAGCTGAATATGAAGTATCTGATGTTAATTTGCTGAAGCTACCAAAGGAGATCTCTGAAACACCAGCTTCTGTGGTGGAAAATGCGgataagaaaatacaaagtaaaatacAGACTAGTCAAAGTTTGCATGCTCCACATCAACAAGAGAGAGATCCTCCTcaagaaatacaagaaacaatagaaaaaacTTCTGTTTCAAATATTGCAAAATTCACTGAATTCAGTAGTTCTTTAGAACAGCTTCTTCAAGAAGCATCTGAAACTTCATCTCCAATATCCAAAGAGTTACATAAACCAGAAAAGTTTGGGGATCATACATTTCCATCACAAAAAGAGACTCTATTCATGACAATGTCACAGCCGTATAGTGCTTTAAGTAGCTATCATACACAGATGAAGATAGCTGTCAAAGGGGGGGCTCCAGAACAAAATATCAAAGCTTCATTAAATGATCCtgcagtaaatgaaattgaagcttctgatcttcctaGAAGAAATGGAGgtattaataaaacagaaaagagaagcatGGCTCCAGTTGATCTTCTTCCCTTGGAAGGAGAGACCAATATGATTGCAATCAAGCCATTCaagataaatgaaaaaggaaggagagatgaAAGCACATCCTTGGATGCCTCtgaaaagaattcagaatttaAAGCACTGTTGAAATTCAGAAGAGCAAGCACACCACTTAAAGATGAGAGCATCTCCCCCCAGCCAGAAGGAACTCAACTCTGCCTAAGGTCTCAGCATGACGATAATGATGAAGAGGAAGGGGACAGCTCAAATTTGGGATCCaagttttcagatgaaaacTCTGAGTCCTACTCTGGAACCAGAAGTTCAACTT GTTCAGAAGAAGAATTAAACCCTGTTTTGATGGCTTTGAAAAGGAGTGCAGATAGGAAAATGGCTTCCAAAAGTCTAGAGGACATTTCATCAGCCACCTCAA ataaaggaaaaataaataatccaaAGGAAGAATTAGCTCTTAGTGCTGAAGATG GTCTGAAACCTGATCAGCATCAAGAGAggaatgaaaatacagcaggaa TTTCCACAGTGCCTCCACAGCCTGATAAGCTGTTTTCCAATCCTGAAAAACTCAAAGGACTGAGCAAGTCAGTACCATCATTCCTACAGGAAGAG GTGAGCGGAAGTCTAATGAGCATTTATAGTGCAGACTTCGGCGATGTTGATGTGAAGGGGAACATTCAGTTTGCTATTGATTATGTAGAACAGCTGAATGAGCtccacatttttatttgccaGTGTAAAGACTTGGCAATGGCAGATGTTAAGCGACAGCGTTCAGACCC GTATGTAAAGACCTACCTGCTTCCGGAGAAGTACAAGCTGGGCAAACGGAAGAcctctgtcaaaaaaaaaacttttaatcCAGTCTATAATGAAATACTGCGG TATAAAATTGAGAAGGGTCTCCTAAAGAACCAAAGCCTTAATATCTCTGTCTGGCACAATGATACCTTTGGGAGGAACAGCTTCCTTGGTGAAGTGGAGCTGGATTTAGGAACTTGGGACTGGAATGATAAATCCAACAAGCAGATGAATTGGTTTCCACTCAAGCCAAGG aCTTCAACAATGGCTTTTAAACTAGAAAACAGAGGGGAGATGAAACTAGCCCTCCAGTATGTTCCACACCCTGTTGGAG gaaagaagACTCTCTCTACTGGTGAGGTCCACATCTGGGTGAAGGAATGCCATGACCTTCCTCCTCTAAGAGGCAACAGGCTCAACTCTTTTATTAAGTG tacCATTCTTCCAGATACTAGCAGAAAAAGTCGccagaaaacaagaacagtaGCAAAAACTACAAACCCAGTATTCAACCACACCATGGTCTATGATGGCTTTAGACCAGAAGATTTGAAAGAAGCCTGCATAGAACTTACAGTCTGGGATCACAACAAACTAGCCAACCACTTTCTGGGAGGTCTCAGGATAGGCCTTGGAACAG GCAAAAGCTATGGAACTACAGTAGACTGGATGGATTCTACTTCAGATGAAACTGCCCTTTGGGAGAGGATGATGAACTCGCCGAACACATGGATAGAAGATACACTACCTCTCAGGATGCTAATGGTTGCAAAATTGACAAAATAA